A region of Lagenorhynchus albirostris chromosome 20, mLagAlb1.1, whole genome shotgun sequence DNA encodes the following proteins:
- the CCDC43 gene encoding coiled-coil domain-containing protein 43 isoform X2, with protein MAAPSAVAAAASGESDGGGSGFESWLDGRLEALGVDRAVYGAYILGVLQEEEEEEKLDALQGILSAFLEEDSLLNICKEIVERWSETQNVVTKVKKEDEVQAIATLIEKQAQIVVKPRMVSEEEKQRKAALLAQYADVTDEEDEADEKDDSGATMMSTGSEKSLFRNTNVEDVLNARKLERDSLRDESQRKKEQDKLQRERDKLAKQERKEKEKKRTQRGERKR; from the exons ATGGCGGCGCCCAGCGCAGTGGCCGCTGCTGCCTCCGGCGAGAGCGATGGAGGGGGCAGCGGCTTTGAATCGTGGCTAGACGGACGGTTGGAGGCGCTGGGAGTGGACCGAGCCGTTTACGGTGCCTACATCCTGGGTGTCcttcaggaggaggaggaagaggagaagctgGACGCTCTGCAGGGTATCCTCTCTGCTTTCCTG GAAGAAGATTCCCTTCTTAACATCTGCAAGGAGATTGTGGAACGATGGTCGGAAACTCAGAACGTTGTCACCAAAGTGAAAAAAGAAG ATGAGGTCCAGGCCATTGCCACCCTCATTGAGAAGCAGGCGCAGATTGTGGTGAAGCCCAGGATGGTGTCAgaagaggagaagcagaggaaagCTGCGCTCCTGGCGCAGTATGCTGACGTGACAGACGAAGAGGA TGAAGCAGATGAGAAGGATGATTCAGGTGCCACCATGATGAGCACTGGTTCTGAGAAAT CCCTGTTTCGAAACACCAACGTGGAAGATGTCCTTAATGCCCGAAAACTGGAGCGAGACTCTCTTCGGGATGAGTCCCAaaggaagaaggaacaggacAAGCTGCAGAGGGAGAGGGACAAGCTAGCCAAGCAGGAGcgcaaggaaaaggaaaagaaaaggactcAAAGAGGAGAGCGAAAGCGATAA
- the CCDC43 gene encoding coiled-coil domain-containing protein 43 isoform X1, with protein MAAPSAVAAAASGESDGGGSGFESWLDGRLEALGVDRAVYGAYILGVLQEEEEEEKLDALQGILSAFLQEEDSLLNICKEIVERWSETQNVVTKVKKEDEVQAIATLIEKQAQIVVKPRMVSEEEKQRKAALLAQYADVTDEEDEADEKDDSGATMMSTGSEKSLFRNTNVEDVLNARKLERDSLRDESQRKKEQDKLQRERDKLAKQERKEKEKKRTQRGERKR; from the exons ATGGCGGCGCCCAGCGCAGTGGCCGCTGCTGCCTCCGGCGAGAGCGATGGAGGGGGCAGCGGCTTTGAATCGTGGCTAGACGGACGGTTGGAGGCGCTGGGAGTGGACCGAGCCGTTTACGGTGCCTACATCCTGGGTGTCcttcaggaggaggaggaagaggagaagctgGACGCTCTGCAGGGTATCCTCTCTGCTTTCCTG CAGGAAGAAGATTCCCTTCTTAACATCTGCAAGGAGATTGTGGAACGATGGTCGGAAACTCAGAACGTTGTCACCAAAGTGAAAAAAGAAG ATGAGGTCCAGGCCATTGCCACCCTCATTGAGAAGCAGGCGCAGATTGTGGTGAAGCCCAGGATGGTGTCAgaagaggagaagcagaggaaagCTGCGCTCCTGGCGCAGTATGCTGACGTGACAGACGAAGAGGA TGAAGCAGATGAGAAGGATGATTCAGGTGCCACCATGATGAGCACTGGTTCTGAGAAAT CCCTGTTTCGAAACACCAACGTGGAAGATGTCCTTAATGCCCGAAAACTGGAGCGAGACTCTCTTCGGGATGAGTCCCAaaggaagaaggaacaggacAAGCTGCAGAGGGAGAGGGACAAGCTAGCCAAGCAGGAGcgcaaggaaaaggaaaagaaaaggactcAAAGAGGAGAGCGAAAGCGATAA
- the CCDC43 gene encoding coiled-coil domain-containing protein 43 isoform X3 has product MAAPSAVAAAASGESDGGGSGFESWLDGRLEALGVDRAVYGAYILGVLQEEEEEEKLDALQGILSAFLQEEDSLLNICKEIVERWSETQNVVTKVKKEDEVQAIATLIEKQAQIVVKPRMVSEEEKQRKAALLAQYADVTDEEDEADEKDDSGATMMSTGSEKCILLCVHPHVFLCRIFLWEHLAFADLKH; this is encoded by the exons ATGGCGGCGCCCAGCGCAGTGGCCGCTGCTGCCTCCGGCGAGAGCGATGGAGGGGGCAGCGGCTTTGAATCGTGGCTAGACGGACGGTTGGAGGCGCTGGGAGTGGACCGAGCCGTTTACGGTGCCTACATCCTGGGTGTCcttcaggaggaggaggaagaggagaagctgGACGCTCTGCAGGGTATCCTCTCTGCTTTCCTG CAGGAAGAAGATTCCCTTCTTAACATCTGCAAGGAGATTGTGGAACGATGGTCGGAAACTCAGAACGTTGTCACCAAAGTGAAAAAAGAAG ATGAGGTCCAGGCCATTGCCACCCTCATTGAGAAGCAGGCGCAGATTGTGGTGAAGCCCAGGATGGTGTCAgaagaggagaagcagaggaaagCTGCGCTCCTGGCGCAGTATGCTGACGTGACAGACGAAGAGGA TGAAGCAGATGAGAAGGATGATTCAGGTGCCACCATGATGAGCACTGGTTCTGAGAAATGTATCCTTCTCTGTGTCCATCCCCATGTGTTCCTCTGTAGAATATTCTTGTGg
- the LOC132512022 gene encoding protein tyrosine phosphatase type IVA 1-like has translation MAQMIHVEVTYKNMRFLITHNPTNVTLSKFIEDLKKYGVTTIVRLCEATYDTTLVEKEGIHVLDWPFDDGAPPSNQIVDDWLSLVKIKFREDPGCCIAIHCVAGLGRAPVLVALALIEGGMKYEDAVQFIRQKRLGAFNSKQLLYLEKYRPKMWLCFKDSNGHRNNCCLQ, from the coding sequence ATGGCTCAAATGATCCATGTGGAAGTCACTTACAAGAACATGAGATTTCTTATTACACACAATCCAACAAATGTGACCTTAAGCAAATTTATAGAGGACCTTAAGAAGTATGGAGTTACCACAATAGTAAGACTATGTGAAGCAACTTATGACACTACTCTCGTGGAGAAAGAAGGCATCCATGTTCTCGACTGGCCTTTTGACGATGGCGCACCACCATCTAACCAGATTGTTGATGATTGGTTAAGTCTTGTGAAAATTAAGTTCCGTGAAGACCCTGGTTGTTGTATTGCCATTCATTGTGTTGCAGGCCTTGGGAGAGCTCCAGTGCTTGTCGCCCTAGCATTAATTGAAGGTGGAATGAAATATGAAGATGCAGTACAGTTCATAAGACAAAAGCGGCTTGGAGCTTTTAACAGCAAGCAACTTTTGTATTTGGAGAAGTATCGTCCTAAAATGTGGCTGTGCTTCAAAGACTCCAATGGTCATAGAAACAACTGTTGCCTTCAGTAA